A single region of the Ruficoccus amylovorans genome encodes:
- a CDS encoding metal ABC transporter permease codes for MDFLTEPFSYAFLQKALVAVLLAGLNCALVGTYVVLRRMAFLGGALGHTILPGVAFAFLKGFNLFLGALGASLATALGVAILSSHRRVREDTAIGVVLAGMFALGILLMSMASSYRDFEAIVFGSILGVTAGDLALVGAVTVIIIVALTLWHKELELTSLDPDYARVIGINPNRMRLLVLLLASLAVVSAVQVVGALLTIALLITPAACAALLMRSVSGIMLLASAVAIVAGFSGLLLSYHFDVSSGACIVLVATVCFLLAWTFRLIRPQRH; via the coding sequence ATGGATTTCCTGACCGAACCGTTTTCGTACGCCTTTTTGCAAAAAGCCCTCGTGGCCGTGCTGCTGGCCGGGCTCAACTGCGCGCTGGTCGGCACCTACGTCGTTTTGCGGCGAATGGCCTTTCTCGGGGGGGCACTCGGCCACACCATCTTGCCGGGGGTGGCCTTCGCGTTCTTAAAGGGCTTTAATCTTTTTCTCGGCGCGCTCGGGGCCAGTCTGGCCACGGCGCTCGGCGTCGCCATCCTCTCCTCGCACCGCCGCGTGCGCGAAGACACCGCTATCGGCGTTGTGCTGGCCGGGATGTTCGCGCTGGGGATCCTCTTGATGAGCATGGCCAGCTCTTACCGGGACTTCGAGGCTATCGTCTTCGGAAGCATCCTCGGAGTCACCGCCGGTGATCTCGCGCTGGTCGGGGCGGTCACGGTCATTATTATCGTGGCGCTGACGCTTTGGCACAAGGAACTGGAGCTGACCTCCCTCGACCCGGACTACGCCCGCGTCATCGGCATCAACCCCAACCGCATGCGCCTGCTCGTGCTCCTGCTGGCCTCGCTGGCCGTGGTCTCCGCCGTGCAGGTGGTGGGCGCGCTGCTGACCATTGCCCTGCTCATCACGCCGGCGGCTTGCGCCGCCCTGCTCATGCGCAGTGTCTCGGGCATCATGCTGCTGGCTTCCGCCGTGGCCATCGTGGCGGGTTTCTCCGGGTTGCTGCTCTCGTACCACTTCGATGTCTCCTCCGGCGCGTGCATCGTGCTCGTGGCCACCGTCTGCTTTCTGCTGGCCTGGACTTTTCGCCTTATCCGCCCGCAGCGTCATTAG
- a CDS encoding tetratricopeptide repeat protein yields the protein MPQHQNEPTRDPIAMVEEATFDFTLGDNDEALRKLRRAQEMAPGCFEAWHAMTEVYVSMKDYDHALEAATRAFELRPEDIHINTSLSRIWMHKGDKQMAEHFGAKARTLGWKEELNSEPEEDSGLA from the coding sequence ATGCCGCAACACCAGAACGAACCCACCCGCGATCCCATTGCCATGGTCGAGGAAGCGACCTTTGATTTCACCCTCGGTGACAACGACGAGGCCCTGCGCAAGCTGCGCCGAGCCCAGGAAATGGCGCCCGGCTGCTTCGAGGCCTGGCACGCGATGACCGAGGTCTATGTGTCCATGAAGGACTACGACCACGCGCTGGAGGCGGCCACCCGCGCCTTCGAGCTGCGCCCCGAGGACATCCACATCAACACCAGCCTCTCGCGAATCTGGATGCACAAGGGCGATAAACAGATGGCCGAGCACTTCGGGGCTAAGGCCCGCACGCTCGGCTGGAAGGAAGAATTGAATTCCGAGCCGGAGGAGGACTCGGGACTGGCCTGA
- a CDS encoding acetyl-CoA carboxylase carboxyltransferase subunit alpha — translation MSKATFTLEFEKPIQILRDQLEDLRKSSVESKMDVAAEIQAIEEKITETKKRIHAELTPWQKVQLARHPQRPYSLDYIRQLFEDFQELHGDRQFRDDRAIVGGTALFDGRPVMVIGQQKGRSTRENLARNFGCPNPEGYRKALRLMKMAEKFGMPVFCLIDTPGAYPGVGAEERHVAEAIAVNIREMSNLRVPIIATVIGEGGSGGALGIAVADRVLILQNAYYSVISPEGCAAILWKDRSHSARAAEALKITADKLLELGIVDEIVDEPLGGAHTDPEVTGETLRTVLKRHLDEVLGLGESKMIDARYEKFRRMGVYQNA, via the coding sequence ATGAGTAAAGCCACTTTCACCCTGGAGTTTGAAAAACCAATCCAGATCCTGCGCGACCAGCTTGAGGACCTGCGCAAGAGCTCCGTCGAGAGCAAGATGGATGTCGCTGCCGAAATCCAGGCCATCGAGGAGAAGATCACCGAGACCAAGAAGCGCATCCACGCTGAGCTGACGCCCTGGCAAAAGGTGCAGCTCGCCCGGCATCCGCAGCGACCCTATTCGCTGGACTACATCCGGCAGCTTTTCGAGGACTTTCAGGAACTCCACGGCGACCGGCAATTCCGCGACGACCGCGCCATTGTGGGCGGCACGGCGCTCTTTGACGGGCGTCCGGTTATGGTCATCGGTCAGCAGAAGGGCCGCTCGACCCGTGAGAACCTGGCCCGCAACTTCGGCTGCCCCAACCCCGAAGGCTACCGCAAGGCCCTGCGCCTGATGAAAATGGCCGAAAAGTTCGGCATGCCCGTTTTTTGCCTGATCGACACCCCCGGGGCCTATCCCGGCGTCGGGGCCGAGGAGCGCCATGTGGCCGAGGCCATCGCGGTCAACATCCGCGAGATGAGCAACCTGCGCGTGCCGATCATCGCCACCGTTATCGGCGAGGGCGGCTCCGGTGGGGCGCTCGGGATCGCTGTAGCCGACCGCGTGCTCATCCTCCAGAACGCCTACTACTCGGTTATTTCGCCCGAAGGCTGCGCGGCCATTTTGTGGAAGGACCGCTCGCACTCGGCCCGCGCGGCCGAGGCCCTCAAGATCACCGCAGACAAGCTGCTGGAACTGGGCATTGTGGACGAAATCGTCGATGAACCGCTCGGCGGCGCTCATACCGACCCCGAAGTGACGGGGGAAACGCTCCGCACGGTCCTCAAGCGCCATCTTGACGAGGTTCTCGGCCTGGGCGAGTCAAAGATGATCGACGCCCGCTACGAGAAGTTCCGCCGCATGGGCGTCTATCAAAACGCGTAA
- a CDS encoding MBL fold metallo-hydrolase, translating into MEVTFLGTGTSQGVPMIAHENEGCDLTNPKNWRTRCSMHIVMDGWHIQIDAGPEFRLQCLRHDLRQIDTFILTHGHADHIMGMDDLRRFCDLRNFSAIEVYGSEEGLGRVRSVFPYAIGDKPARKGYAAFRPLPMPDKLETPGGDIYSTLLPHGSIDTLGLVFVEKSSGRKFAYFNDCKELTPAAYELAAGADAVVLDGLRPTEHPTHMTIDEATAAALQIGAPQNWLTHLTFQVDHDTWEAKLPASVRLAYDGLTLTL; encoded by the coding sequence ATGGAAGTTACTTTTCTAGGAACGGGCACCTCGCAGGGCGTGCCCATGATCGCACATGAAAACGAGGGCTGCGACCTGACCAACCCGAAAAACTGGCGCACCCGCTGTTCCATGCACATTGTCATGGACGGCTGGCACATCCAGATCGACGCCGGACCGGAATTCCGGCTCCAGTGCCTGCGGCATGACCTGCGCCAGATCGACACCTTTATCCTCACCCACGGCCACGCCGACCACATCATGGGCATGGACGACCTGCGGCGCTTCTGTGACCTGCGCAACTTCAGCGCGATCGAAGTTTACGGCTCCGAGGAAGGGCTCGGGCGCGTGCGCTCGGTCTTCCCCTACGCCATCGGTGACAAACCCGCCCGCAAGGGCTACGCCGCCTTTCGCCCCCTGCCCATGCCCGACAAACTGGAGACTCCCGGCGGCGACATCTACTCGACCCTCCTGCCCCACGGCAGCATCGACACGCTGGGGCTCGTCTTCGTGGAAAAATCCTCCGGGCGCAAATTTGCCTACTTCAACGACTGCAAGGAACTCACTCCCGCCGCCTACGAACTCGCCGCCGGGGCCGATGCGGTCGTACTCGACGGCCTGCGCCCGACCGAACACCCCACCCACATGACCATCGACGAAGCCACCGCTGCCGCCCTCCAAATCGGCGCGCCCCAAAATTGGCTCACCCACCTGACCTTCCAGGTCGATCACGATACCTGGGAAGCCAAACTCCCCGCCTCCGTCCGCCTCGCCTACGACGGACTCACCCTCACCCTGTAG